The Pontibacter pudoricolor genome contains a region encoding:
- a CDS encoding M48 family metallopeptidase, protein MYKKIIAFSAAVVMMVACTTVPITGRRQLNLVSDAQMQSLSYDAYDQFLKENKLSRDAQATAMVKRAGQRIQRAVEQYMAQNNLSQELEGFQWEFNLIQDDQVNAWAMAGGKTVVYTGILPIAQNETGLAVVMGHEIAHAIAKHGNERMSQQLAQQFGGVTLQALAGTQPGTAQNLIMTVYGAGSTLGLLKYGRTQETEADRLGLIFMAMAGYDPAAAVPFWERMEAKAGGQAPPEFLSTHPSAGTRLSNLQKFIPEAKKYYRK, encoded by the coding sequence ATGTATAAGAAAATAATTGCCTTTTCAGCAGCTGTGGTAATGATGGTTGCCTGTACCACGGTACCCATAACCGGTCGCCGACAGCTGAACCTGGTATCGGATGCGCAAATGCAGTCGCTTAGCTACGATGCCTACGACCAGTTCTTGAAAGAGAACAAACTATCACGCGATGCGCAGGCAACTGCCATGGTAAAACGTGCCGGACAGCGCATACAACGTGCGGTAGAACAATACATGGCCCAGAACAATTTAAGCCAGGAACTGGAAGGTTTTCAGTGGGAATTTAACCTGATTCAGGACGATCAGGTGAACGCCTGGGCGATGGCTGGCGGAAAAACTGTAGTTTATACCGGAATTTTACCAATTGCACAAAACGAAACCGGCCTTGCTGTCGTAATGGGGCATGAGATTGCCCACGCTATTGCGAAACACGGTAACGAGCGCATGAGCCAGCAGTTAGCGCAACAATTTGGCGGTGTAACCTTGCAGGCACTGGCCGGAACGCAGCCAGGTACAGCGCAAAACCTGATCATGACTGTTTATGGTGCCGGCTCTACACTTGGTTTACTTAAATACGGCCGTACCCAGGAAACCGAAGCCGACAGATTAGGTTTGATTTTTATGGCCATGGCCGGATATGACCCGGCAGCGGCTGTACCGTTCTGGGAGCGTATGGAAGCAAAAGCAGGTGGTCAGGCGCCACCAGAGTTTTTATCAACTCACCCAAGCGCCGGAACACGTTTGAGCAACCTGCAGAAATTTATACCTGAGGCAAAAAAATATTATCGAAAATAG